A stretch of DNA from Desertibacillus haloalkaliphilus:
CGGAATTGGCAGACGCGCTAGACTTAGGATCTAGTGTCTTATGACGTGGGGGTTCGACTCCCTTCACCCGCACCATTACTTGATTAAATAATTATCAATTTATCGACACGATCAAAAGAACTATAATTAGTTCTTTTTTTTATTTTTTGTCAGAAAAAGAAGGAATAATTAATCTTTTGTCAAATTGCATAAATAACCTCTTATGTCTTACCTCAAATTCACACCTTCAAGTAAAGGAGTGATTACCTCTCAAAAACACGTATCTTATTGATTCCCTGTTATCCGCGTATAATTTATGTAAGCCACTTCATTTATTAGCGCGATGGCTGCCCACTTTGATGTTCTCCACTTTTTCCTTACCTCATGTTGTGGTTCACCCTAGTACTTTATGTTATTTTCCCTCATCTTTCAATTCCTAAGGAGTGTATGACAAATGAAAAAATTAAAAGAACAAGCTGCTTTTACGATGATTGAGATGATGATTGTCTTGATGATTATTTCGATTTTGTTATTAGTTGCTGTGCCCAACATGACTAAAAATAATTCTGTAGCTAGTTCAAAAGGGTGTGAAGCAACGATTGATTTGTTACAGTCTCAAGTTGGTGCATATAAGATTGAAGAAAATGCGGAGTTAACAGATTTAACTCTATTAGAGGATGAAAAGTATGTTCAACGAGTGGAATGTCCGGATGGTACGGAACTCGAGTTGGATGATGGAATCGTCGTAATAAAGAATGATGAAAATCCTCCTGAAGTTGACGGTTCAAATGACGACAGCGAGTAAAGGATATACACTAGTCGAGATGATGATCGTATTAATGATTCTCGGAATTATCACTAGTGTTACACTGGTCTCCTTTCAACCTCTTGCTAGTGCAAAAAAAGCTGAGCAATTCCTCCAACAATTAGAAAGTGATATTCATTACCTCCAACAATTGGCTTTAAGTACAGGTACATCTGCAACGATACGATTTCATTTCGCTTCAAACTCCTATGAACTTCGTCAATACACTGAACCAGTGGTTAGGCGTGATTATGATCAATCGATTATTATCGATCCCGGAATATCAACGTCAGAAATCACCTACTTACCGACTGGAAATATCAGAAATCCCCGAACAATTCATATCTATATCGATAATCACGTGTACAGAATGGTGTTTTTATTAGGCAAGGGGAGGTTTTACATTGAACAAGTGTCATAAAGGCTTCTCTCTGATTGAGGTTATGGTCGCATTATCAATTTTAGCTGTCTTAGCGATGACGATCGTTCCAACATTGACAATTGTTTATGGAGAGAGAGTGACGATTAGAGAGCAACAACAAGCCTTGTCATTGATTGATGATAGACTGCAGATCTGGTTATATGATCGATACAATTCAGTAAATGCAGAAGAAGTGGATGTAAATGGTACTTTATATGATCTCCAATCTAAAACGATTGCTCATGAAACATTACAAGTATGTGTGACTTGGCATGGCAGTAACAATCGCTCTTATGAAAGGTGTGGATATGCAAAAAAATGAAGGAAGGTGGATTTACACTCATTGAGACCATTATATCATTTACAATTTTTGTGATGATTGCTTCCTTGTTTCCGCTGATTGTCCAAGTCATTGATACGAATAAACCTGACTCATTATCATTAGTAGAAGGCACACTGACATTAAATCAGCTGGCGATGGAGGTTAGGGAAGCAAGGGATATTCGTGTCGTTGACCATCAACTAATATTAGAACTAGCTGATGGGAAAGAGGTTTCTTTCAAGCAACGGGGTGAGCGGATTCGTCGTCAAGTGAATACATTAGGCAATGACATTATTGCCCGTAAGATAAAGGATGTCAATTTTCAGCTTGTACACCATGGTGTAGTAATTACTTTAATTGATTTGGATGATAATGTTTTTCAACGAAGGATGTCGATGGGATATGACCGGACGGCGACGAGATAAGCCAACGATTTGTAAACAAAAAGGATTTATTATGCCACTTACGATGGTGTTAACGTTTATCGTAAGCGGTGTGCTCCTGCATCAATTGCAACAATATTTAAATGAAAAACAATTTTTTTATGAACAAGAACAAATTTATATAATTGAACAACTTGCACAGATGGGGGCTCATGACCTTGATGATGTGTTAAGGGAAGATACTGTTGATACAAATGGTCAATTTCATTACGAAATTGGTACAGCGTCGTATTGGATTCAGGAGCAACTAGATGATACATTATATGTAAGGTTGACGCTTGAAACGATTGAAGGAAGAAAGCGTCTAGTAAGATTGTATTATGACTTAGAAACATTAACAATGAAAGCATGGTGGGAGGTAAATTAGCTAGGATGGCAATTATTTATTTAACAGGATTTATGGGAGCAGGGAAAACAACGGTTGGTCAACAATTAGCTGAATTTCTAAGCTTTGAGGTTGTTGATACGGATCAGTATATTGAGAATAAGTTGGGTCAAACGATTCCAGACATTTTTGCAAAAGAAGGAGAACAAGCATTTCGCACGTATGAAACTGAGGCTTTAAATGAGATCACTGGTGAAAGTCTTATTGTGACAACAGGTGGGGGCATTATTCAAAAAAAAGAAAATCGCGACATTATGAAAAAGAAAGGTGTAATTATTTACTTGCATTGTGAACTTGAAGAAATTTTTAACAGGCTTGAGGGCGACGAGTCTAGACCGCTTTTGAAAGGAAAAAATAAAGAACAAGTAGCTACTTTGTTTGCTGACAGGCTCCCTCATTATGAAGATGCCAATCATGTCGTTGATACGACGAATCAATCATTAGAAGATATTGTATACACGATTAAAAAGAAGGTTGAATAATAGAAGAGTGACTTGGGTACACTGATTAATACGAATCTTGGGGGCTTTAAAGAGCAATTGAGGAGTGTAGTGGATTCATGTCACTCAATGATTATGTAAAATTTTTGACGGAGCAATTCGTTACGTATGTCGATCGTCCTAAGGAAGAACAACGTGCCAAAAAAGAAGAGTTAAAAGCGATGAAGTTACCATTTCATTATCATTGGTTTGGTTTGTTACCTTTATCCATCTCAATATTTATCAAAAAATTTAAAAGTAGTAAAAAACAACGCTCAAAGAAAACCTTTCTTTGAGCGTTGTTGTGTGTTAACTAGTATATCTTATTCATTATACATGAAAAATCCCTAGTCTAAGTTACCAATTTAGTATACACTATAAGTAAAATATTCTAGTATAAAATACCATCGTTACTTCGCTTGTTTTCTTTAAATGTAAGAGGTCACAAACAAGGAAATGTTAAGTTCAATCTTTTTAAACGGTGGATATAGATTTATTTGTATATGCTTGTGTATTATAATGGATAGAGAGAAGGAGTGAAGTATGGTGGAGCAACAAACGCTAAAAATTACGAATGTTTTATCTGACCCAACACGATTTTCCATCTATCAGTATGTATCTAGACAGCGAGAAGATGTGACAGTTCAAGCCATTGCCGAGCAGTTTAACATCCATTCAAATGTCGCGCGATTACATTTAACGAAACTTGAGGATGTAAATATGCTCGAGTCAGAGACAAAGAAGAATGGTAAGGGCGGCCGTCCTAGCCGTTTTTATCGAATTTCTGATGAAGTGATTAACTTACAATTTCCTTACCGTGATTACCAAAAGTTAGCGGGAATGGCTGTTGAAGCGCTTGTTTCATTAGGAGATGAAGGTCAAGCTGCCTTAACGGCTTTAGGGCATAAGTACGGAAAGGAAGCAGCAAAGGAATTCTTAGCGAGAACGTCGCAAAAACTTGAAGAGTTAACTGTTGAGGAGAAAGTCAGTTGTATTGAAAAAATTGCAATTAACCAAGGCTTAAATCCTGACATTGAGTTTGACGAAAAGAGACAAACGATTGACTTTAAGATTTATAATTGTACCTTTAAAGAATTAGTGAAAGAGTATACGGGAGCGTTATGTAACATGCATAAC
This window harbors:
- the comGC gene encoding competence type IV pilus major pilin ComGC, which produces MKKLKEQAAFTMIEMMIVLMIISILLLVAVPNMTKNNSVASSKGCEATIDLLQSQVGAYKIEENAELTDLTLLEDEKYVQRVECPDGTELELDDGIVVIKNDENPPEVDGSNDDSE
- the comGD gene encoding competence type IV pilus minor pilin ComGD, which produces MTTASKGYTLVEMMIVLMILGIITSVTLVSFQPLASAKKAEQFLQQLESDIHYLQQLALSTGTSATIRFHFASNSYELRQYTEPVVRRDYDQSIIIDPGISTSEITYLPTGNIRNPRTIHIYIDNHVYRMVFLLGKGRFYIEQVS
- the comGE gene encoding competence type IV pilus minor pilin ComGE, whose translation is MNKCHKGFSLIEVMVALSILAVLAMTIVPTLTIVYGERVTIREQQQALSLIDDRLQIWLYDRYNSVNAEEVDVNGTLYDLQSKTIAHETLQVCVTWHGSNNRSYERCGYAKK
- a CDS encoding ComGF family competence protein, yielding MKEGGFTLIETIISFTIFVMIASLFPLIVQVIDTNKPDSLSLVEGTLTLNQLAMEVREARDIRVVDHQLILELADGKEVSFKQRGERIRRQVNTLGNDIIARKIKDVNFQLVHHGVVITLIDLDDNVFQRRMSMGYDRTATR
- the comGG gene encoding competence type IV pilus minor pilin ComGG, coding for MTGRRRDKPTICKQKGFIMPLTMVLTFIVSGVLLHQLQQYLNEKQFFYEQEQIYIIEQLAQMGAHDLDDVLREDTVDTNGQFHYEIGTASYWIQEQLDDTLYVRLTLETIEGRKRLVRLYYDLETLTMKAWWEVN
- a CDS encoding shikimate kinase; translation: MAIIYLTGFMGAGKTTVGQQLAEFLSFEVVDTDQYIENKLGQTIPDIFAKEGEQAFRTYETEALNEITGESLIVTTGGGIIQKKENRDIMKKKGVIIYLHCELEEIFNRLEGDESRPLLKGKNKEQVATLFADRLPHYEDANHVVDTTNQSLEDIVYTIKKKVE
- a CDS encoding YqzE family protein yields the protein MSLNDYVKFLTEQFVTYVDRPKEEQRAKKEELKAMKLPFHYHWFGLLPLSISIFIKKFKSSKKQRSKKTFL
- a CDS encoding helix-turn-helix transcriptional regulator, which encodes MVEQQTLKITNVLSDPTRFSIYQYVSRQREDVTVQAIAEQFNIHSNVARLHLTKLEDVNMLESETKKNGKGGRPSRFYRISDEVINLQFPYRDYQKLAGMAVEALVSLGDEGQAALTALGHKYGKEAAKEFLARTSQKLEELTVEEKVSCIEKIAINQGLNPDIEFDEKRQTIDFKIYNCTFKELVKEYTGALCNMHNQMLKGIFEYFFGDVNLKENHLMTDPEQRACSYSTVLLPK